The Mycobacterium seoulense genome has a window encoding:
- the alkX gene encoding TetR family transcriptional regulator AlkX has translation MQYAEASRVLLRDSVLDAMRELLGSRDWSAITLADVARAAGISRQTIYNEFGSRQGLAQGYALRLADRLVDTVHAAIDANVGNIYEAFLQGFRDFFAESAADPLVISLLTGVAKPDLLQIITTDSGPIITRASDRLGAAFTQSWVATSDKDAGVLARAIVRLAMSYVSMPPEADHDVAADLARLMTPFAERHGVVNVP, from the coding sequence ATGCAGTACGCCGAGGCGTCGCGCGTCCTGTTGCGCGACTCGGTGCTGGATGCGATGCGGGAGCTGCTGGGAAGCCGGGACTGGTCCGCGATCACGCTGGCCGACGTGGCCCGCGCCGCGGGCATCAGCCGGCAGACCATCTACAACGAGTTCGGCTCGCGGCAGGGGCTGGCGCAGGGGTATGCCCTGCGCCTGGCCGACCGGCTGGTCGACACCGTCCATGCCGCGATCGACGCCAACGTCGGCAACATCTACGAGGCGTTCCTGCAAGGCTTCCGCGACTTCTTCGCGGAGTCGGCGGCGGACCCGCTGGTGATCTCCCTGCTGACCGGAGTCGCCAAGCCGGACCTGCTGCAGATCATCACCACCGACAGCGGACCCATCATCACGCGGGCGTCGGATCGGCTCGGCGCGGCCTTCACCCAGAGCTGGGTGGCCACCAGTGACAAGGACGCCGGCGTGCTGGCGCGGGCCATCGTGCGGCTGGCGATGAGCTACGTGTCGATGCCGCCCGAGGCCGACCACGACGTGGCGGCCGACCTGGCGCGGCTGATGACGCCGTTCGCCGAGCGTCACGGCGTGGTCAACGTCCCCTGA
- the mtrA gene encoding two-component system response regulator MtrA yields the protein MDSMRQRILVVDDDASLAEMLTIVLRGEGFDTAVIGDGTQALTAVRELRPDLVLLDLMLPGMNGIDVCRVLRADSGVPIVMLTAKTDTVDVVLGLESGADDYIMKPFKPKELVARVRARLRRNDDEPAEMLSIADVEIDVPAHKVTRNGEQISLTPLEFDLLVALARKPRQVFTRDVLLEQVWGYRHPADTRLVNVHVQRLRAKVEKDPENPTVVLTVRGVGYKAGPP from the coding sequence ATGGACTCCATGAGGCAAAGGATTTTGGTCGTCGATGACGACGCTTCGCTGGCCGAGATGCTCACCATCGTGTTGCGTGGGGAGGGTTTCGACACCGCGGTCATCGGTGACGGCACCCAGGCCCTGACTGCGGTGCGCGAACTGCGCCCCGATCTGGTGTTGTTGGACCTGATGCTGCCGGGCATGAACGGCATCGACGTGTGCCGCGTGCTGCGCGCCGACTCCGGTGTGCCGATCGTGATGCTGACCGCCAAGACCGACACCGTGGACGTGGTGTTGGGCCTGGAGTCGGGCGCCGACGACTACATCATGAAGCCGTTCAAGCCCAAGGAGCTGGTCGCCCGGGTGCGGGCCCGGCTGCGGCGCAACGACGACGAGCCCGCCGAGATGCTCTCCATCGCCGACGTCGAGATCGACGTGCCGGCGCACAAGGTGACCCGCAACGGCGAGCAGATCTCCCTGACGCCGCTCGAGTTCGACCTGCTGGTCGCGTTGGCGCGCAAACCGCGGCAGGTGTTTACTCGTGATGTGCTGCTCGAACAGGTGTGGGGCTACCGGCACCCGGCGGATACCCGCCTGGTGAACGTGCACGTCCAGCGTCTGCGGGCCAAGGTTGAGAAGGATCCCGAAAACCCGACCGTGGTGTTGACCGTTCGAGGAGTGGGTTACAAGGCCGGACCTCCGTGA
- a CDS encoding APC family permease, translating into MANRWRMKSVEQSIADTDEPDTRLRKELTWLDLVVFGVAVVIGAGIFTVTASTTGDITGPAIWISFIIAAVTCALAALCYAEFASTLPVAGSAYTFSYATFGEFLAWIIGWNLLLELAIGAAVVAKGWSSYLGNVFGFAGGTSQLGSINLDWGALLIVAGVATLISLGTKLSSRFSAIITGIKVSVVLLVVVVGAFYIKASNFSPFIPKPESGHEASGVNQSVLSLLTGAHSSHYGWYGVLAGASIVFFAFIGFDIVATMAEETKRPQRDVPRGILASLAIVTVLYVAVSVVLSGMVSYTQLKTAPGHKPANLATAFTANGIHWASKIIAIGALAGLTTVVMVLMLGQCRVLFAMARDGLLPRQLAKTGARGTPVRITVLVAVVVAATASVFPIAKLEEMVNVGTLFAFVLVSAGVMVLRRTRPDLERGFRAPWVPVLPIASICACVWLMVNLTALTWVRFGVWLVVGTAIYVGYGYRHSVQGRREAEGIQPPARAEPDTVP; encoded by the coding sequence ATGGCCAACCGATGGCGGATGAAGTCGGTCGAACAATCGATCGCCGACACCGACGAGCCAGACACCCGGCTACGCAAGGAACTGACCTGGCTGGACCTGGTCGTTTTCGGGGTCGCGGTGGTGATCGGCGCCGGTATCTTCACGGTGACCGCGTCGACCACCGGCGACATCACCGGCCCGGCGATCTGGATCTCGTTCATCATCGCGGCGGTCACCTGCGCGCTGGCGGCACTGTGCTACGCCGAATTCGCCTCGACGCTGCCGGTGGCCGGCAGCGCATACACCTTCTCCTATGCCACCTTCGGGGAGTTCCTCGCCTGGATCATCGGCTGGAACCTGCTGCTGGAGCTCGCGATCGGCGCGGCGGTCGTGGCCAAGGGGTGGTCCAGCTACCTGGGCAACGTGTTCGGATTCGCCGGCGGCACTTCCCAGCTCGGCTCGATCAACCTGGACTGGGGCGCGCTGCTGATCGTCGCCGGGGTGGCCACCCTGATCTCCCTGGGCACCAAGCTGTCGTCGAGGTTCTCCGCCATCATCACCGGCATCAAGGTCTCGGTGGTGCTGCTGGTCGTCGTCGTCGGCGCCTTCTACATCAAGGCCTCCAACTTCTCGCCGTTCATCCCCAAGCCCGAATCCGGGCACGAGGCCTCGGGCGTCAACCAGTCGGTGCTGTCGCTGCTGACCGGCGCGCACAGCAGCCACTACGGCTGGTACGGCGTGCTGGCGGGCGCGTCGATCGTGTTCTTCGCGTTCATCGGGTTCGACATCGTCGCCACCATGGCCGAGGAGACCAAGCGGCCCCAGCGCGACGTCCCGCGGGGAATCCTGGCGTCGCTGGCCATCGTGACCGTGCTGTACGTGGCGGTGTCGGTGGTGCTGTCCGGGATGGTCTCTTACACCCAGCTCAAGACCGCCCCCGGCCACAAGCCGGCGAACCTGGCCACGGCGTTCACGGCGAACGGGATCCACTGGGCCAGCAAGATCATCGCGATCGGCGCGTTGGCCGGGCTGACCACCGTCGTGATGGTGCTGATGCTCGGCCAGTGCCGGGTGCTATTCGCCATGGCGCGCGACGGGCTGTTACCGCGGCAGCTGGCGAAGACCGGCGCGCGTGGGACCCCGGTCCGGATCACCGTGCTCGTCGCGGTGGTGGTGGCCGCGACGGCGTCGGTGTTCCCGATCGCCAAGCTCGAGGAGATGGTCAACGTCGGAACGTTGTTCGCGTTCGTCCTGGTCTCGGCCGGCGTGATGGTGCTGCGCCGGACCCGTCCGGACCTGGAGCGCGGCTTCCGGGCCCCGTGGGTGCCGGTGCTGCCGATCGCCTCGATCTGCGCCTGTGTGTGGCTGATGGTCAACCTCACCGCGCTGACCTGGGTGCGGTTCGGCGTCTGGCTGGTGGTGGGCACCGCGATCTACGTCGGTTACGGATACCGGCACTCCGTGCAGGGCCGTCGCGAGGCGGAGGGGATCCAACCGCCCGCGCGGGCCGAACCCGACACCGTGCCCTAG
- a CDS encoding dTMP kinase gives MLIAIEGVDGAGKRTLSEGLRKAFEAAGKSVAILAFPRYGKSVTADVAAEALHGEHGDLASSVYAMAMLFALDRAGAVDDIEALRRDRDVVILDRYVASNAAYSAARLHEDAAGAAAAWVLELEYRRLRLPAPDWQVLLAVPAELAGQRARGRAQSDPGRARDSYERDAELQLRTGAVYAELAAAGWGGPWLVAGADVDPGRLAATLIGAKDVPATVREGTPGAPDRGF, from the coding sequence GTGCTGATCGCGATCGAAGGGGTCGACGGCGCGGGCAAGCGGACGCTGTCCGAGGGCCTGCGCAAGGCCTTCGAGGCGGCTGGGAAGTCCGTGGCGATCCTGGCCTTCCCGCGCTACGGCAAATCGGTGACCGCCGACGTCGCGGCCGAGGCCCTGCACGGCGAGCACGGTGACCTCGCGTCATCGGTCTACGCGATGGCGATGCTGTTCGCGCTCGACCGCGCGGGCGCCGTCGACGACATCGAGGCGCTGCGCCGCGACCGCGACGTGGTGATCCTGGATCGCTACGTCGCATCCAACGCCGCCTACAGCGCCGCGCGCCTGCACGAGGACGCGGCCGGCGCGGCGGCCGCCTGGGTGCTCGAGCTCGAGTACCGCCGGCTGCGGTTGCCCGCGCCCGACTGGCAGGTGCTGCTCGCGGTGCCCGCGGAGCTGGCCGGGCAGCGCGCGCGCGGCCGCGCGCAGTCCGACCCCGGGCGGGCACGCGACAGCTACGAACGGGACGCCGAACTGCAGCTGCGCACCGGCGCCGTCTACGCGGAGCTGGCCGCCGCGGGCTGGGGCGGGCCGTGGCTGGTCGCCGGCGCGGACGTCGATCCGGGCCGGCTGGCCGCCACCCTCATCGGCGCCAAGGACGTCCCCGCGACCGTCCGGGAGGGCACGCCGGGGGCGCCGGACAGGGGTTTTTGA
- the mtrB gene encoding MtrAB system histidine kinase MtrB — protein sequence MIWGSRRRTRSRWGRSGPMTRGIGAVSRVVAVAWRRSLQLRVVALTLGMSLAVILALGFVLTSQVTNRVLDVKVKAGIEQIERARTTVGGIVSGEETRSLDSSLQLARNTLTSKTDPASGAGLAGAFDAVLIVPGDGPRAATAAGPVDQVPNSLRGFVKAGQASYQYATVHTDGFSGPALVMGTPASSQVANLELYLIFPLKNEQATITLVRGTMITGGAVLLVLLAGIALLVSRQVVVPVRSASRIAERFAEGHLSERMPVRGEDDMARLAVSFNDMAESLSRQITQLEEFGNLQRRFTSDVSHELRTPLTTVRMAADLIYDHSADLDPTLARSTELMVNELDRFESLLNDLLEISRHDAGVAELSVEAVDLRTTVQSALSNVGHLAEDAGIELLVDLPEEEVIAEVDTRRVERILRNLIANAIDHAEHKPVQIRMGADEDTVAVTVRDYGVGLRPGEEKLVFSRFWRADPSRVRRSGGTGLGLAISVEDARLHQGRLEAWGEPGEGSCFRLTLPLVRGHKVTTSPLPMKPIPPTATGSATGPQQTKDRSRQREHAERSG from the coding sequence GTGATTTGGGGCTCCCGGCGACGCACTCGGAGCCGTTGGGGGCGCTCCGGCCCCATGACCCGCGGCATCGGTGCGGTGAGTCGAGTCGTTGCCGTGGCCTGGCGCCGGTCGTTGCAGCTGCGTGTCGTCGCGCTGACGCTCGGAATGTCCCTGGCGGTAATCCTGGCGCTCGGCTTCGTGTTGACCTCTCAGGTCACCAATCGTGTGCTCGACGTCAAGGTCAAGGCCGGCATCGAGCAGATCGAGCGGGCGCGCACCACCGTCGGCGGGATCGTCAGCGGCGAGGAGACGCGCTCGCTGGACAGCAGCCTTCAGCTGGCCCGCAACACGCTGACCTCCAAGACCGACCCCGCGTCGGGCGCCGGGCTCGCCGGCGCGTTCGACGCGGTGCTGATCGTGCCCGGCGACGGGCCGCGCGCGGCGACCGCGGCCGGCCCCGTCGACCAGGTGCCCAATTCGCTGCGCGGCTTCGTCAAGGCCGGGCAGGCGTCCTACCAGTACGCCACGGTGCACACCGACGGCTTCTCCGGCCCCGCGCTGGTCATGGGCACGCCGGCGTCGTCGCAGGTGGCCAACCTGGAGCTGTACCTCATCTTCCCGCTGAAGAACGAGCAGGCCACCATCACGTTGGTCCGCGGCACCATGATCACCGGCGGCGCGGTGCTGCTGGTGCTGCTCGCCGGGATCGCGCTGCTGGTCTCCCGCCAGGTGGTGGTGCCGGTGCGGTCGGCGTCGCGGATCGCCGAACGGTTCGCCGAGGGGCACCTGTCCGAACGGATGCCGGTGCGCGGCGAGGACGACATGGCCCGGTTGGCGGTGTCCTTCAACGACATGGCCGAAAGCCTGTCCCGCCAGATCACCCAGCTCGAGGAGTTCGGCAACCTGCAGCGCCGGTTCACCTCCGACGTCAGCCATGAATTGCGCACCCCGTTGACCACCGTGCGGATGGCCGCCGACCTCATCTATGACCACAGCGCCGACCTCGATCCCACGCTGGCGCGGTCCACCGAGTTGATGGTCAACGAGCTGGACCGGTTCGAGTCGCTGCTCAACGACCTGCTGGAAATCTCGCGGCACGACGCCGGGGTGGCCGAGCTGTCCGTCGAGGCGGTGGATCTGCGCACCACCGTGCAGAGCGCGCTGAGCAACGTGGGCCACCTGGCCGAAGACGCCGGCATCGAGCTGCTCGTCGACCTGCCGGAAGAGGAGGTGATCGCCGAGGTCGACACCCGGCGGGTGGAGCGGATTCTGCGCAACCTGATCGCCAACGCCATCGACCACGCCGAACACAAGCCCGTGCAGATCCGGATGGGCGCCGACGAGGACACCGTGGCCGTCACCGTCCGCGATTACGGGGTGGGGCTGCGGCCCGGCGAGGAGAAGCTGGTGTTCAGCCGGTTCTGGCGGGCCGACCCGTCGCGGGTGCGCCGGTCCGGGGGCACCGGGCTGGGCCTGGCGATCAGCGTGGAGGACGCCCGCCTGCACCAGGGCCGGCTGGAGGCGTGGGGCGAGCCCGGGGAGGGCTCGTGCTTCCGGCTGACGCTTCCCCTGGTGCGCGGCCACAAGGTCACCACCAGCCCGCTGCCCATGAAGCCCATCCCGCCCACCGCCACAGGGAGTGCGACGGGCCCGCAACAAACCAAAGACCGGTCGCGGCAACGTGAGCACGCCGAGCGGAGCGGGTGA
- a CDS encoding rubredoxin produces the protein MSDYRLFICVQCGFEYDEAKGWPEDGIAPGTRWDDVPDDWSCPDCGAAKSDFEMVEIARA, from the coding sequence GTGAGCGACTACAGGCTCTTCATCTGCGTGCAGTGCGGATTCGAGTACGACGAGGCCAAGGGCTGGCCCGAGGACGGCATCGCCCCCGGCACCCGCTGGGACGACGTTCCCGACGACTGGAGCTGCCCGGACTGCGGCGCGGCGAAATCCGACTTCGAGATGGTCGAGATAGCCCGGGCGTGA
- the lpqB gene encoding MtrAB system accessory lipoprotein LpqB — MRRLLGLLFLAVVLAGCAGVPSSSAPQAIGTVERPAPSNLPKPTPGMDPDVLLREFLKATADPANRHLAARQFLTQSASNAWDDAGSALLIDHVVFVETRAAERVSATMRADILGSLSDMGVFETAEGVLPDPGQIELVKTSGGWRIDRLPNGVFLDWQQFQSTYKRNTLYFADPTGKTVVPDPRYVAVADHDQLATELVSKLIAGPRPEMAHTVRNLLAPPLRLRGPVTRADGGKNGIGRGYGGARIDLEKLSTTDPHSRQLLAAQIIWTLARADIRGPYVINADGAPLDDRFADGWTTSDVAATDPGVADGAGAGLHALVNGSLVSLDGQRFSNVPGAFGRMGDQTGAALSRSGRQVASVVTLHRGAPDEAASLWIGDLGGEAVQSADGHSLTRPSWSLDDAVWTVVDGNNVLRAIQEPASGQPARIPVDSVAVASRFPGPITDLQLSRDSARAAMVIGGQVILASVEQTQAGQFALTYPRRLGFGLGNSVVSLSWRTGDDIVVTRTDASHPVSYVNLDGVNSDAPARGLQMPVLTVAANPSTIYVGAPQGVLQYSASAAESQQAWSDVPGLTVFGAAPVLPG, encoded by the coding sequence ATGCGGCGCCTGCTCGGCCTGTTGTTCCTCGCGGTGGTGCTCGCCGGCTGTGCGGGGGTGCCCAGCTCGTCGGCGCCCCAGGCCATCGGCACCGTCGAACGCCCGGCGCCGTCCAATCTGCCCAAGCCGACCCCTGGCATGGATCCCGACGTGCTGCTGCGCGAATTCCTCAAGGCCACAGCCGATCCCGCCAACCGGCATCTGGCGGCCCGGCAGTTCCTCACCCAGTCGGCGTCCAACGCCTGGGACGACGCCGGTAGCGCGCTGCTGATCGACCACGTGGTATTCGTGGAAACCCGTGCCGCAGAACGGGTCTCGGCGACGATGCGGGCGGACATCCTGGGCTCGCTGTCGGACATGGGCGTGTTCGAAACCGCCGAGGGGGTGCTGCCCGACCCCGGCCAGATCGAGTTGGTCAAGACCTCGGGCGGGTGGCGGATCGACCGGCTGCCCAACGGGGTGTTCCTGGACTGGCAGCAGTTCCAGTCGACCTACAAGCGCAACACGCTGTACTTCGCCGACCCGACCGGCAAGACGGTGGTTCCCGACCCGCGCTACGTCGCGGTCGCCGATCACGACCAGTTGGCCACCGAGTTGGTCTCCAAGTTGATCGCCGGACCGCGGCCCGAGATGGCCCACACCGTCCGCAACCTGCTCGCCCCGCCGCTGCGGCTGCGCGGCCCGGTGACCCGGGCCGACGGCGGCAAGAACGGGATCGGGCGCGGCTACGGCGGCGCGCGCATCGACCTGGAGAAGCTGTCCACCACCGACCCGCACAGCCGGCAATTGCTTGCCGCGCAGATCATTTGGACGCTGGCCAGGGCCGACATCCGGGGGCCGTACGTGATCAACGCCGACGGCGCGCCGCTGGACGACAGGTTCGCCGACGGCTGGACGACCTCCGATGTCGCCGCCACCGACCCCGGCGTGGCCGACGGCGCGGGCGCCGGGCTGCATGCCCTGGTGAACGGCTCGCTGGTGTCGCTGGACGGACAGCGCTTCAGCAACGTGCCCGGCGCCTTCGGGCGCATGGGCGACCAGACCGGGGCCGCGCTGTCCCGCAGCGGCCGGCAGGTGGCGTCCGTCGTCACCCTGCACCGGGGCGCGCCCGACGAGGCGGCGTCGCTGTGGATCGGCGACCTCGGCGGCGAGGCGGTCCAGTCCGCCGACGGGCACAGCCTGACGCGGCCCAGCTGGTCGCTGGACGACGCGGTCTGGACGGTGGTGGACGGCAACAACGTGCTGCGCGCGATCCAGGAGCCGGCGTCGGGGCAACCCGCCCGCATCCCGGTCGATTCCGTCGCCGTGGCCAGCCGGTTCCCGGGGCCGATCACCGACCTGCAGCTGTCGCGCGACAGCGCGCGCGCCGCGATGGTGATCGGCGGCCAGGTGATCCTGGCCAGCGTCGAGCAGACCCAGGCCGGCCAGTTCGCCCTGACCTACCCGCGGCGACTCGGCTTCGGGCTGGGCAACTCGGTGGTGTCGCTGTCCTGGCGCACCGGCGACGACATCGTGGTGACCCGCACCGACGCCAGCCACCCGGTGTCCTACGTCAACCTCGACGGGGTGAACTCCGACGCACCGGCCCGGGGCCTGCAGATGCCGGTGCTGACCGTCGCGGCCAACCCGTCGACGATCTACGTCGGGGCCCCGCAAGGCGTGCTGCAGTATTCGGCGTCGGCGGCCGAAAGCCAGCAGGCGTGGTCCGATGTGCCCGGGCTGACGGTGTTCGGGGCCGCGCCGGTGCTGCCGGGCTAG
- a CDS encoding rubredoxin, which translates to MTTYRCPGCDYTYDEAKGDPREGFPAGTPFSDIPDDWCCPDCAVREKVDFENSGVNR; encoded by the coding sequence ATGACCACCTACCGCTGCCCCGGCTGCGACTACACCTACGACGAAGCGAAAGGCGATCCGCGGGAAGGCTTTCCCGCGGGCACGCCCTTCAGCGACATCCCCGACGACTGGTGCTGCCCCGACTGTGCGGTGCGCGAGAAGGTCGATTTCGAGAATTCAGGAGTGAACCGGTGA
- a CDS encoding alkane 1-monooxygenase: MTTLRPQSDVAEAPVWRDKKRRLWLMGLIAPTALFVMLPITWALNQLGWHVAAQVPLWIGPILLYVLLPILDLRFGPDGQNPPDEVMEQLENDKYYRYCTYIYVPFQYLSVIMGAYLFTASDLHWLGFDGALGWAGKLGVALSVGVLGGVGINTAHEMGHKKDSLERWLSKITLAQTCYGHFYIEHNRGHHVRVSTPEDPASARFGETFWEFLPRSVFGSLRSSLRLEAQRIRRQGSSPWNPKTYLSNDVLNAWLMSVVLWGVLIGVFGTALIPFVIIQAVFGFSLLEAVNYLEHYGLLRQQNANGRYERCAPVHSWNSDHIVTNLFLYHLQRHSDHHANPTRRYQTLRSMTGAPNLPSGYASMISLTYFPPLWRKVMDHRVLAHYEGDITKVNIQPRMRDKLLARYGVPA; the protein is encoded by the coding sequence ATGACGACATTGAGGCCGCAATCGGACGTCGCGGAGGCGCCCGTCTGGCGGGACAAGAAGCGCCGGCTCTGGCTGATGGGGCTGATCGCCCCCACGGCGCTGTTCGTCATGCTGCCGATCACCTGGGCGCTCAACCAGCTCGGCTGGCACGTCGCCGCGCAGGTGCCGCTGTGGATCGGGCCCATCCTGCTCTACGTCCTGCTGCCGATCCTCGACCTGCGGTTCGGGCCCGACGGGCAGAACCCGCCCGACGAGGTGATGGAGCAGCTCGAGAACGACAAGTACTACCGCTACTGCACCTACATCTACGTTCCGTTCCAGTACCTCAGCGTGATCATGGGTGCCTACCTCTTCACCGCCTCCGACCTGCACTGGCTCGGCTTTGACGGCGCGCTGGGCTGGGCGGGCAAGCTGGGCGTGGCGCTGTCGGTCGGCGTGCTCGGCGGCGTCGGCATCAACACCGCGCACGAGATGGGCCACAAGAAGGACTCGCTGGAACGGTGGCTGTCCAAGATCACCCTGGCGCAGACCTGCTACGGCCACTTCTACATCGAGCACAATCGCGGCCACCACGTGCGCGTCTCGACCCCGGAGGACCCGGCGTCGGCCCGCTTCGGCGAGACGTTCTGGGAGTTCCTGCCGCGCAGCGTCTTTGGCAGCCTGCGCTCGTCGCTGCGGCTGGAAGCGCAACGCATACGCCGGCAGGGCTCGAGCCCCTGGAATCCCAAGACGTATCTGTCCAACGACGTGCTCAACGCCTGGCTGATGTCGGTCGTGCTGTGGGGCGTGCTGATCGGGGTCTTCGGTACGGCGCTCATCCCGTTCGTGATCATCCAGGCCGTCTTCGGTTTCAGCCTGCTCGAGGCCGTCAACTACCTGGAGCACTACGGGCTGCTGCGGCAGCAGAACGCCAACGGCCGCTACGAGCGCTGCGCCCCGGTGCACAGCTGGAATTCCGACCACATCGTCACCAACCTGTTCCTGTACCACCTGCAGCGGCACAGTGATCACCACGCCAACCCCACCCGGCGGTACCAGACCCTGCGCAGCATGACAGGCGCGCCCAACCTGCCCAGCGGATACGCGTCGATGATCTCGCTGACCTACTTCCCGCCACTGTGGCGCAAGGTGATGGACCATCGGGTGCTGGCGCACTACGAGGGCGACATCACCAAGGTCAACATCCAGCCGCGGATGCGAGACAAGCTGCTGGCGCGCTACGGGGTGCCGGCATGA
- a CDS encoding ComF family protein, whose product MLDLILPLQCGGCGAPSTRWCDACARQLSVPADQPHVVNPRVDPQVPVFALGRYAGARRQAILALKEHGRADLVGPLAGALATGVHRLLSWGIVETPLIVVPAPTRRSAARRRGGDPVTRLARTAVAGHPAITVAPALRLRALVRDSVGLGSTARERNVAGRVLLRRTRARLPDAEVLIVDDIVTTGATARESVRVLTAAGVRVTAVLTVAAA is encoded by the coding sequence ATGCTCGACCTCATCCTGCCGCTGCAGTGCGGCGGCTGCGGGGCGCCGTCGACCCGCTGGTGTGACGCCTGCGCCCGGCAGCTGTCGGTGCCCGCGGACCAGCCGCATGTGGTGAACCCCCGCGTCGACCCGCAGGTGCCGGTGTTCGCCCTGGGCCGCTACGCGGGTGCCCGCCGGCAGGCGATCCTGGCGCTCAAGGAGCACGGCCGCGCCGATCTCGTCGGGCCGCTGGCCGGCGCGCTGGCCACCGGCGTGCACCGGCTGCTGTCGTGGGGGATCGTCGAGACGCCGCTGATCGTCGTACCCGCGCCGACGCGGCGCTCGGCGGCCCGGCGGCGCGGCGGCGACCCGGTCACCCGGCTGGCGCGCACCGCGGTGGCGGGCCACCCGGCCATCACCGTCGCCCCGGCGCTGCGGCTGCGGGCGCTGGTTCGCGACTCGGTGGGCCTGGGCAGCACCGCCCGCGAACGCAACGTCGCGGGCCGGGTGCTGCTGCGCCGGACGCGCGCACGGCTGCCCGACGCCGAGGTCTTGATCGTCGACGACATCGTCACCACCGGGGCGACGGCCCGCGAGTCGGTGCGGGTCTTGACCGCCGCCGGTGTCCGTGTCACCGCCGTGCTGACGGTCGCGGCCGCGTGA
- the ahcY gene encoding adenosylhomocysteinase, whose protein sequence is MTTTESSLTADVRNGIDFKVADLSLAEYGRRDIELSEQEMPGLMSLRREYHDVQPLKGARISGSLHMTVQTAVLIETLVSLGAQVRWASCNIFSTQDHAAAAVVVGPHGTPEEPKGVPVFAWKGETLEEYWWAAEQMLTWPDEPANMILDDGGDATMLVLRGAQYEKAGVVPPAEEDDPSEWKVFLELLRKRFETDKDKWTKISESVKGVTEETTTGVLRLYQFAAAGDLAFPAINVNDSVTKSKFDNKYGCRHSLIDGINRGTDVLIGGKKVLVCGYGDVGKGCAESVKGQGARVVVTEIDPINALQALMEGYDVETVEDAIGSADIVITATGNKDIITLAHMKAMKDYAVLGNIGHFDNEIQVAALERSGATKTNIRPQVDVWTFPDSGKSIILLSEGRLLNLGNATGHPSFVMSNSFSNQVIAQIELWTKNDEYDNEVYRLPKHLDEKVARIHVEALGGKLTKLTKEQAEYIGVDVDGPYKADHYRY, encoded by the coding sequence ATGACGACGACCGAAAGTTCGCTGACCGCCGACGTCCGCAACGGCATCGATTTCAAGGTCGCCGACCTGTCGTTGGCGGAATACGGTCGCCGGGACATCGAACTCTCCGAGCAGGAAATGCCGGGTCTGATGTCGCTGCGCCGCGAGTACCACGACGTGCAGCCTCTCAAGGGGGCGCGGATCTCGGGCTCGCTGCACATGACGGTGCAGACCGCCGTGCTCATCGAGACCCTCGTCTCCCTCGGCGCGCAGGTCCGGTGGGCGTCGTGCAACATCTTCTCCACCCAGGACCACGCCGCCGCCGCCGTGGTCGTCGGCCCGCACGGCACCCCCGAGGAGCCCAAGGGCGTCCCCGTGTTCGCCTGGAAGGGCGAGACGCTGGAGGAGTACTGGTGGGCCGCCGAGCAGATGCTGACGTGGCCCGACGAGCCGGCCAACATGATCCTCGACGACGGCGGTGACGCCACCATGCTGGTGCTGCGCGGCGCGCAGTACGAGAAGGCCGGCGTGGTGCCCCCCGCGGAGGAGGACGACCCCAGCGAGTGGAAGGTCTTCCTGGAGCTGCTGCGCAAGCGCTTCGAGACCGACAAGGACAAGTGGACCAAGATCTCGGAGTCGGTGAAGGGTGTCACCGAGGAGACCACCACCGGCGTGCTGCGGCTCTACCAGTTCGCCGCGGCCGGTGACCTGGCCTTCCCGGCCATCAACGTCAACGACTCGGTGACCAAGTCCAAGTTCGACAACAAGTACGGCTGCCGGCACTCGCTGATCGACGGCATCAACCGCGGCACCGACGTGCTGATCGGCGGCAAGAAGGTCCTGGTCTGCGGCTACGGCGACGTGGGCAAGGGCTGCGCCGAATCGGTCAAGGGCCAGGGCGCGCGCGTCGTGGTCACCGAGATCGACCCGATCAACGCGCTGCAGGCGCTGATGGAGGGCTACGACGTCGAGACGGTCGAGGACGCGATCGGCTCCGCCGACATCGTCATCACCGCCACCGGCAACAAGGACATCATCACGCTGGCCCACATGAAGGCGATGAAGGACTATGCGGTGCTGGGCAACATCGGGCACTTCGACAACGAGATCCAGGTCGCCGCGCTGGAGCGCTCCGGCGCCACCAAGACCAACATCCGGCCGCAGGTGGACGTGTGGACGTTCCCCGACAGCGGCAAGTCGATCATCCTGCTCTCCGAGGGCCGGCTGCTGAACCTGGGCAACGCCACCGGGCACCCGTCGTTCGTCATGAGCAACAGCTTCTCCAACCAGGTGATCGCCCAGATCGAGCTGTGGACCAAGAACGACGAGTACGACAACGAGGTGTACCGGCTGCCCAAGCACCTCGACGAGAAGGTGGCCCGCATCCACGTGGAGGCGCTCGGCGGCAAGCTGACCAAGCTCACCAAGGAGCAGGCCGAGTACATCGGCGTCGACGTCGACGGCCCCTACAAGGCCGACCACTACCGCTACTGA